In Thermoanaerobacterium xylanolyticum LX-11, the genomic window AATTGTTAAATTTAGAAAGTGATGACATTGATATTACGGTAGAAGGCGATGGAATAAAATTTGCTTTTATGCTCAATGAAATTTTAAATGGTGATATAGAGGTACATGACAAATTTGAAACTGCTAAAATAAAAACCAGAGATTTTGAGTTAGATATTGTATCTGCAAGAAAAGAACATTATGAACGCCCCGGAATGTTGCCAGTCGTCCAACGAGCCAGTCTTGCTGATGATATTAAAAGAAGAGATTTCACGATAAATATGCTGGCATTAGATGTAAAAACAAATCAAATCATTGATATATATAACGGTGCAGACGACATAAAAAATAAATTAATTAGAGTCGTACATGATAAAAGTTTTGTTGACGATCCAACGAGGATTTTTAGGGCAATAAGATACAGTGGAAGATTAGGTTTTAAAATAGAACAACATACTGAATGGTTGTTAAGGAAGTCTATATCTGACGGTGATATTTTTAATGTATCTGCCGATAGAATTATGAATGAAATTTATTTGATATTAAAAGAGAAGAATCCTGAACCTATAGTAAAGTTAATGAAGTATTACCAGCTTGATAAGGAATTATTTTGTGGTATAAAGATTAATACAACAAATTTGAATACAAGTCTTGAAAAA contains:
- a CDS encoding CCA tRNA nucleotidyltransferase; the protein is MSEKIGVNAYIVGGYVRDKLLNLESDDIDITVEGDGIKFAFMLNEILNGDIEVHDKFETAKIKTRDFELDIVSARKEHYERPGMLPVVQRASLADDIKRRDFTINMLALDVKTNQIIDIYNGADDIKNKLIRVVHDKSFVDDPTRIFRAIRYSGRLGFKIEQHTEWLLRKSISDGDIFNVSADRIMNEIYLILKEKNPEPIVKLMKYYQLDKELFCGIKINTTNLNTSLEKGNTLLYRFLLLFYNATNEDADCLIRKYNLKREYLSGLSDILNIKMNMSNLNENVSIFNTLKDKRIEAISAVHAMEDLNIKQAIEKYYDLAKLKRLEINGDDIKRLGLQPSPIYKEILDKILMDKILGKIKDREDEIKTLLHYVEKVKRGEKI